In Paenibacillus sp. G2S3, a single window of DNA contains:
- a CDS encoding glutamate synthase subunit beta → MSTPTGFMEYKRQLPGDRDPEQRVKDWEEFHHHLSEDELQTQGARCMDCGTPYCHTGIDMAGGTSGCPVHNLIPEWNNLVYRGLWKEALERLHKTNNFPEFTGSICPAPCEGSCTVGLIGQPVTIKTIELAIIDKGFEEGWVVPNPPEKRTGKKIAIVGSGPAGLAAAAQLNKAGHTVTVFERSDRIGGLLTYGIPTMKLDKRVVQRRVDLLAAEGINFVVNTEIGKDIAAQQLVDEYDAVVLCGGATKARRFNVEGSELKGVMYAMDYLNGTIKSYLNSNLEDGNYVSAEGKDVIVLGGGDTGSDCVATALRHGCSSITQFGTHEKAPLQRDPIANPWPQFPNVYSLDYAQEEAKAIFGDDPREFSIMTTKFVGDEEGNLKELHTVQIRRIVDETGRKIYQPVPGTEAVYPAQLALVAIGFDGPEQDIVEELKLETDRRTNVKARYGKFNTNVDKVFAAGDMRRGQSLVVWAINEGREAAREVDKYLMGSTVLV, encoded by the coding sequence ATGTCTACACCTACAGGTTTTATGGAGTATAAACGGCAGCTCCCAGGTGATCGGGATCCTGAGCAGCGGGTAAAAGACTGGGAGGAGTTCCACCATCATTTATCCGAGGACGAGCTACAGACACAAGGAGCGCGCTGCATGGATTGCGGAACGCCTTATTGTCATACAGGAATTGATATGGCTGGAGGAACCTCGGGTTGTCCAGTTCATAATCTAATTCCGGAGTGGAATAATTTGGTGTACCGCGGACTCTGGAAAGAAGCTCTGGAACGTCTGCATAAGACGAATAATTTCCCTGAGTTTACTGGTAGCATTTGTCCTGCTCCTTGCGAAGGCTCTTGCACAGTGGGTCTAATTGGACAGCCGGTGACCATTAAGACCATTGAGCTAGCTATTATTGATAAGGGCTTTGAAGAAGGCTGGGTTGTACCAAATCCTCCAGAGAAACGTACAGGCAAGAAGATTGCAATCGTAGGCTCTGGACCTGCTGGACTCGCAGCAGCAGCGCAACTTAATAAGGCTGGACATACTGTAACTGTATTTGAACGCAGTGACCGCATTGGCGGACTGCTGACATATGGCATTCCCACCATGAAACTCGATAAGAGAGTTGTACAACGTCGTGTAGATTTATTAGCTGCAGAAGGTATTAATTTTGTGGTGAATACAGAGATTGGCAAAGATATCGCTGCTCAACAGCTAGTGGATGAGTATGATGCGGTTGTTCTGTGTGGTGGAGCTACAAAGGCACGTCGCTTTAATGTTGAAGGCAGTGAGCTTAAGGGTGTTATGTACGCCATGGACTATTTAAATGGTACGATTAAGAGCTATTTGAATTCCAATCTTGAGGATGGAAACTATGTATCTGCTGAAGGTAAAGACGTGATCGTCTTGGGTGGCGGTGATACGGGTTCTGACTGTGTTGCTACAGCACTTCGTCATGGCTGCAGCAGTATCACTCAATTTGGTACACATGAAAAAGCACCTCTTCAGCGTGATCCGATTGCTAATCCTTGGCCACAATTTCCGAATGTCTACAGCCTGGATTATGCGCAAGAAGAAGCTAAAGCCATTTTTGGGGACGACCCGCGTGAGTTCTCTATCATGACCACTAAATTTGTAGGTGATGAAGAGGGTAACTTGAAAGAGCTTCACACCGTACAGATCCGCCGGATCGTGGATGAGACAGGTCGTAAGATCTACCAACCGGTTCCAGGTACCGAAGCTGTATATCCTGCTCAATTAGCTCTTGTAGCTATCGGTTTTGATGGACCGGAGCAAGATATTGTTGAGGAGCTTAAGCTCGAGACCGATCGTCGTACAAATGTGAAAGCACGTTATGGTAAATTCAATACGAACGTAGATAAAGTATTTGCTGCTGGCGATATGCGCCGTGGTCAGAGCTTGGTGGTTTGGGCCATCAACGAAGGACGCGAAGCTGCACGTGAAGTGGATAAATACTTGATGGGTTCAACTGTCTTAGTCTAA
- a CDS encoding dihydrofolate reductase, with translation MSITLIWAMGSNHVIGKDNDMPWHLPLDFAYFKAETLGKRMLMGRKTWDSLGGKPLKGRTSLIMTRDTDYAPEGAEVVHTLEEALSEGRKDYELMVIGGAEIYKLMLPYADKLMLTQIEQDFEGNTRFPDIDWSVWKEVSNKKGIRDEKNPYDYRFLIYERTE, from the coding sequence ATGAGTATTACCTTAATATGGGCGATGGGAAGCAATCATGTCATTGGAAAAGATAATGATATGCCTTGGCATTTACCACTTGATTTTGCTTATTTCAAAGCGGAAACACTGGGGAAGAGAATGCTTATGGGCCGCAAAACGTGGGATTCGCTCGGAGGGAAGCCTCTAAAGGGCAGAACAAGCTTAATTATGACTAGAGATACTGATTATGCTCCTGAAGGTGCAGAGGTTGTACACACGCTTGAGGAAGCTCTCAGCGAGGGTAGAAAAGACTATGAACTGATGGTGATCGGCGGAGCGGAAATTTATAAGCTGATGTTGCCATATGCTGACAAGTTGATGTTAACGCAAATTGAACAGGATTTTGAAGGAAATACCCGGTTTCCTGATATTGACTGGAGTGTGTGGAAAGAGGTTTCCAATAAGAAAGGAATTCGTGATGAAAAGAATCCGTATGATTACCGTTTTCTTATTTATGAACGTACGGAATAG
- a CDS encoding thymidylate synthase yields the protein MTNELEQTYLNFLQYILDHGVKKEDRTGTGTISVFGYQMRFDLSKGFPLFTTKRTPFRLIASELLWFIKGDTNIRYLLKHNNHIWDEWAFKRWVESDEYTGPDMTDFGNRCLVDADFNQVYQAEMKAFCDRVLEDDEFAVKHGDLGNVYGKQWRNWTSSTGESIDQLQDVIHQIKTNPDSRRLIVSAWNPEDVINAGAKGSKAALPPCHVMFQFYVANGKLSCHLLQRSADSFLGANFNIPSYSLLTHLIAHECGLEVGEFVYSISDAHIYSNHVDQVKEQLSRDLRPLPTLVIHSDQKSLFDIELEDLVIEGYNPHPSIKAPIAV from the coding sequence TTGACGAATGAGCTAGAACAAACATATTTGAACTTTTTACAATATATTTTAGATCATGGTGTGAAAAAAGAAGATCGTACCGGAACAGGTACAATTAGTGTATTTGGTTATCAAATGAGATTTGATTTATCAAAAGGCTTCCCACTATTTACAACAAAACGTACACCGTTCCGCTTAATTGCTAGTGAGTTATTATGGTTTATTAAAGGCGATACAAACATTCGATATTTATTGAAACATAATAATCATATTTGGGATGAATGGGCCTTCAAAAGATGGGTTGAATCAGACGAATATACGGGTCCAGATATGACAGACTTCGGGAATCGTTGTTTAGTTGATGCAGATTTCAATCAGGTATATCAAGCAGAGATGAAAGCATTCTGTGACCGTGTTTTAGAAGATGATGAGTTCGCAGTAAAGCATGGTGACCTAGGGAATGTTTACGGTAAGCAATGGCGAAATTGGACATCTTCTACGGGTGAATCCATTGACCAATTACAAGATGTTATTCATCAGATCAAAACAAACCCTGATTCTCGTCGGTTAATTGTAAGCGCATGGAACCCAGAAGATGTTATAAATGCTGGGGCGAAAGGTAGTAAAGCAGCGTTACCACCTTGCCACGTTATGTTCCAGTTCTACGTTGCAAATGGTAAATTAAGCTGTCACTTGCTGCAACGCAGTGCGGACTCTTTTCTTGGAGCTAACTTCAATATCCCGTCTTACTCATTACTTACACATTTAATAGCACATGAGTGTGGTCTAGAAGTAGGCGAGTTTGTATACAGCATTAGTGATGCACATATTTATTCAAACCATGTTGATCAAGTGAAAGAGCAATTATCAAGAGACTTAAGACCATTGCCTACATTGGTTATTCATTCAGATCAGAAATCACTTTTTGATATCGAGCTGGAAGACCTAGTCATTGAAGGGTACAATCCACATCCTTCGATAAAAGCGCCGATCGCAGTGTAA
- a CDS encoding S66 peptidase family protein, giving the protein MKPNKLKPGDELRIISPARSLSLIAAEQRKIAKEQLQKLGFRISFSVNSFEKDDFVSSSIESRIEDLHEAFLDPNVKGILTTIGGFNSNQLLRYIDYSIIAEHPKRLCGYSDITALSNAIYAKTGLVTYSGPHFSTFAMLHDNEYTIEYFRKLMMDNKEILVKPSKHWSDDEWYLDQENRVFIRNEGPFIINDGEAKGTIIGGNLCTLNLLQGTEYMPSLKNSILFLEDDYESSPATFDRDLQSLIHQPDFQHVKGLVIGRFQQGSRMTKNLLTKIITSKEELSDIPVIADVDFGHTAPMITFPVGGQASLRAYGVRVELRISE; this is encoded by the coding sequence ATGAAACCCAATAAGTTAAAGCCTGGTGATGAGTTGCGGATCATCTCACCTGCCAGAAGTCTGTCATTAATCGCTGCTGAACAAAGAAAAATTGCTAAGGAACAGCTACAAAAATTAGGTTTTAGGATATCATTTTCCGTAAATTCCTTTGAGAAGGATGATTTTGTTTCCTCTTCGATTGAATCTAGAATAGAGGATTTGCATGAAGCTTTTTTAGATCCAAATGTTAAAGGGATACTTACGACGATTGGTGGCTTTAATAGTAACCAACTGCTACGTTATATCGATTATTCAATCATTGCAGAGCATCCTAAACGGTTATGCGGGTATTCGGATATTACTGCTTTAAGTAACGCAATATATGCTAAAACAGGACTAGTTACATACTCCGGACCGCATTTTTCTACCTTCGCGATGCTCCACGACAATGAATATACGATAGAATATTTCCGCAAGCTGATGATGGACAACAAAGAAATTCTGGTGAAGCCATCGAAGCATTGGAGTGACGATGAATGGTATTTGGATCAGGAGAACCGTGTATTTATTAGAAATGAAGGCCCGTTCATTATCAATGATGGAGAAGCGAAAGGGACGATTATCGGTGGGAACCTTTGTACATTAAATCTTTTGCAGGGAACGGAGTATATGCCTAGTCTAAAGAATTCCATATTATTTCTTGAGGATGACTATGAGTCATCGCCTGCAACCTTTGATAGGGATTTACAATCGCTGATTCATCAACCAGATTTTCAGCATGTCAAAGGATTGGTTATTGGCAGGTTCCAACAAGGATCACGCATGACAAAGAATCTGCTGACCAAAATCATAACTTCGAAAGAAGAGTTATCAGACATTCCTGTCATTGCGGACGTGGACTTTGGACATACAGCGCCTATGATTACTTTCCCAGTGGGTGGACAAGCCTCCCTTCGTGCTTATGGAGTTAGAGTAGAGTTAAGAATATCGGAGTAG
- the lpdA gene encoding dihydrolipoyl dehydrogenase — MVVGDASLDIDTLVIGAGPGGYVAAIRAAQLGQKVLIVDKSELGGVCLNRGCIPSKALIAAAHQFESAKHGEVFGVTAENVKVDFAKTQEFKNGVVKKMTSGVTSLMKGNKIEVFNGECMFISDTEARVFNDHESPRYRFKHCIIATGSRPIELKPFPFGGRILSSTEALELPEIPKSMIVIGGGYIGAELGQMYSKFGTKVTIIEGLDTVLPGFDKDMTRLVAKNMAKTGIEIVTNAKAESAVQNDKEVTVKYSVGGESKEVTADYLLVTVGRRPNTDGELGLDLIGLELDERGLIKVDHQGRTSIPNIFAIGDVVPGLALAHKASYEGKIAAEAIAGLTSVVDYKVIPAVVFTDPECSSVGLTEKEAKDKGYKVKAGKFPFAGNGRAVSLNSPEGFIKIVANSENNLVLGAQIVGIEASNLIAELGLAIEMGATLEDIALTIHAHPTLGEIVMEAAELVEGHPIHVMK, encoded by the coding sequence ATGGTAGTAGGAGACGCTTCTCTAGATATTGACACATTGGTCATTGGTGCAGGTCCTGGTGGGTATGTGGCGGCAATTCGTGCCGCCCAGCTCGGTCAAAAGGTCCTCATCGTGGATAAATCGGAACTCGGCGGTGTATGTTTGAACCGTGGATGTATTCCTTCTAAAGCACTGATTGCTGCTGCACATCAGTTCGAATCTGCTAAGCATGGTGAAGTTTTCGGTGTTACTGCTGAGAACGTTAAAGTGGATTTTGCCAAAACTCAAGAGTTCAAAAACGGCGTAGTTAAGAAAATGACTAGCGGCGTGACTAGCTTGATGAAGGGCAACAAAATTGAAGTATTTAACGGCGAATGCATGTTTATCAGCGACACAGAAGCACGTGTGTTCAATGATCATGAATCCCCACGTTACCGCTTCAAGCACTGTATCATTGCTACAGGTTCCCGTCCGATTGAGCTTAAGCCTTTCCCATTCGGTGGACGCATTCTGTCTTCGACTGAAGCTCTTGAGCTTCCAGAAATTCCGAAGAGCATGATCGTAATCGGTGGTGGATACATCGGCGCTGAGCTTGGTCAAATGTACTCTAAATTCGGTACTAAAGTAACAATCATCGAAGGTTTGGATACTGTACTTCCAGGCTTCGATAAAGATATGACTCGTCTTGTTGCGAAGAACATGGCCAAAACTGGCATCGAAATCGTAACTAACGCTAAAGCAGAAAGTGCTGTACAGAACGACAAGGAAGTTACCGTGAAATATTCTGTTGGTGGCGAATCCAAAGAAGTTACTGCGGATTACTTGCTTGTTACTGTAGGCCGTCGTCCTAACACTGATGGTGAACTTGGACTAGACCTGATCGGTCTTGAGCTCGACGAGCGTGGATTGATCAAAGTTGATCACCAAGGTCGCACAAGCATTCCTAACATCTTCGCTATCGGCGACGTTGTTCCAGGTCTGGCGTTGGCTCACAAGGCTTCTTACGAAGGTAAGATTGCTGCAGAAGCGATCGCAGGACTTACATCAGTTGTTGACTACAAAGTCATCCCAGCTGTTGTGTTCACAGATCCTGAGTGCTCTAGCGTAGGTTTGACCGAGAAAGAAGCAAAAGACAAAGGCTACAAAGTGAAAGCTGGTAAGTTCCCATTTGCAGGGAATGGTCGCGCAGTATCTTTGAACAGCCCAGAAGGCTTCATCAAAATTGTTGCTAACTCCGAAAACAACCTTGTGCTTGGTGCACAAATCGTTGGTATCGAAGCTTCCAACTTGATCGCTGAACTTGGTTTGGCTATCGAAATGGGCGCAACGCTTGAAGATATCGCTTTGACTATTCATGCGCATCCAACCCTTGGCGAAATCGTCATGGAAGCCGCTGAATTGGTTGAAGGTCACCCTATTCACGTAATGAAATAA
- a CDS encoding 2-oxo acid dehydrogenase subunit E2, with translation MAKFEYRFPELGEGLHEGEIIKMHIKAGDKVTDDDIVMEVQNDKAVVEVPCPVNGTVLEVLTKDGQVCRVGEVVAIIEAEGDVPEQEGHAAEEAPAPTPAAPASSNAKSANFEYRFPELGEGLHEGEIIKMHIKAGDKVTDDDIIMEVQNDKAVVEVPCPVNGTVLEVLTKDGQVCRVGDVVAIIAAEGDVPEQEGHASAEADAAKGSANTTSSPAATSPSDAKQGGSVSAAPAPDRDVLATPSVRKFAREQKVDISKVNGTGKGGKITREDVEAFLKGGSAPAAAPAAAASEAPKTAKTEAKAAPAAASGNVSLEEERVPYKGIRKAIANAMVKSAYTAPHVTIMDEVDVTELVAFRTRMKPIAEKKGVKVTYLPFIVKALVAASRQFPALNAMIDEEAGEIVYKKYYNIGIATDTPNGLIVPVIKDADRKSIWMIASSITDLAVRGRDGKLSANEMKGSTISISNIGSAGGMFFTPIINFPEVAILGTGRISEKAVVKNGEIVVAPVMALSLSFDHRIIDGATAQNFMNYIKSLLNNPELLVMEV, from the coding sequence GTGGCAAAGTTTGAATACCGATTCCCTGAACTAGGTGAAGGTTTGCATGAAGGTGAAATCATCAAAATGCATATCAAAGCCGGTGACAAGGTAACGGATGATGATATCGTAATGGAAGTTCAAAATGATAAGGCGGTAGTTGAGGTGCCTTGTCCAGTGAACGGTACAGTGTTGGAAGTTTTGACTAAAGATGGCCAAGTTTGCCGTGTTGGCGAAGTTGTAGCTATTATCGAAGCAGAGGGCGACGTACCTGAGCAAGAAGGTCATGCTGCTGAAGAAGCTCCGGCTCCAACTCCAGCTGCACCAGCATCTTCGAATGCTAAATCAGCGAACTTTGAATATCGGTTCCCAGAATTGGGTGAAGGTCTGCATGAAGGTGAAATCATCAAAATGCATATCAAAGCCGGTGACAAAGTAACCGATGATGATATCATCATGGAAGTTCAAAATGACAAGGCAGTAGTTGAAGTTCCTTGTCCAGTGAACGGTACAGTGTTGGAAGTTCTGACTAAAGATGGTCAAGTATGCCGTGTTGGCGATGTTGTAGCTATCATTGCTGCAGAAGGTGACGTTCCTGAACAAGAAGGTCATGCTTCCGCAGAAGCTGATGCAGCAAAAGGAAGTGCAAATACCACTTCTTCCCCTGCAGCAACTAGCCCTTCTGATGCTAAACAAGGCGGATCTGTTAGTGCAGCTCCAGCGCCTGACCGTGATGTATTGGCTACACCAAGCGTTCGCAAATTTGCTCGTGAGCAAAAAGTGGATATCTCTAAAGTGAACGGAACTGGAAAAGGCGGCAAAATCACTCGTGAAGACGTTGAAGCCTTCTTGAAAGGTGGTTCAGCACCTGCGGCAGCACCTGCAGCGGCAGCTTCTGAAGCTCCTAAGACTGCTAAGACCGAAGCTAAAGCAGCACCTGCAGCAGCGAGCGGTAATGTTAGTCTTGAAGAAGAACGTGTACCATACAAGGGCATTCGTAAAGCGATCGCCAATGCAATGGTTAAATCGGCTTACACTGCACCACATGTTACAATTATGGACGAAGTAGATGTTACTGAACTGGTAGCATTCCGTACACGTATGAAGCCAATCGCTGAGAAAAAAGGCGTTAAGGTTACTTACCTTCCGTTTATCGTTAAAGCATTGGTAGCAGCTTCCCGTCAATTCCCTGCGCTTAACGCTATGATTGATGAAGAAGCAGGCGAAATTGTTTACAAGAAATACTACAATATCGGTATCGCTACTGATACACCAAACGGCTTGATCGTTCCAGTTATCAAAGACGCTGACCGTAAGAGCATCTGGATGATCGCTAGCAGCATCACTGACCTTGCAGTTCGTGGTCGTGACGGTAAATTGTCTGCTAACGAAATGAAGGGCAGCACGATCTCCATCAGTAACATTGGTTCTGCTGGCGGTATGTTCTTTACTCCAATCATCAACTTCCCTGAAGTGGCTATCCTCGGAACTGGCCGTATCAGTGAAAAAGCAGTAGTGAAGAATGGTGAAATCGTAGTTGCTCCTGTAATGGCGTTGTCACTCAGCTTTGACCACCGTATTATCGATGGTGCGACTGCTCAAAACTTTATGAACTACATTAAATCGCTGCTCAATAATCCTGAGCTGCTGGTTATGGAGGTATAA
- a CDS encoding alpha-ketoacid dehydrogenase subunit beta, whose protein sequence is MAQMNMKEAIRDAMRVELNRDPNVLIFGEDVGNVGGVFRVTEGLQKEFGEDRIFDTPLAESAIGGLAFGLGVQGFRPIAEIQFVGFIFEALDQIVVQAARLRWRSGGKYNAPIVFRTPFGGGVKAAELHTDSLEGLIAQSPGIKVVIPSNPYDAKGLLIASIRDNDPVFFMEHLNLYHAFRAEVPEGEYTVELGKANVVREGTDVSIITYGLMVHTATKAAEQLEKEGVNVEIIDLRTVSPIDIDTIVASVKKTNRAIVVQEAQKSSGVAAEVIAQINEKALLHLEAPVLRIAGPDTIYPFAQIEDTWLPNPARIIAGVKKVLDF, encoded by the coding sequence ATGGCACAAATGAATATGAAAGAAGCGATCCGCGACGCGATGCGCGTTGAACTGAATCGTGACCCTAACGTTCTTATCTTCGGAGAGGATGTTGGTAATGTAGGTGGCGTATTCCGTGTAACGGAAGGGCTGCAAAAGGAATTTGGCGAAGATCGTATTTTTGATACTCCACTAGCTGAGTCCGCTATCGGTGGTCTGGCATTTGGTCTTGGTGTACAAGGCTTCCGCCCAATTGCAGAAATTCAATTCGTTGGTTTTATCTTTGAAGCACTTGATCAGATCGTTGTTCAAGCCGCACGTTTGCGCTGGCGTTCTGGCGGTAAATATAACGCTCCAATCGTATTCCGTACTCCTTTTGGTGGCGGAGTTAAGGCTGCTGAGCTTCACACAGATTCACTCGAAGGTTTGATTGCACAAAGCCCGGGTATTAAAGTAGTAATTCCTTCAAACCCATATGATGCTAAGGGACTTCTTATCGCGTCTATCCGCGACAATGACCCTGTATTCTTCATGGAGCATTTAAACCTTTACCATGCATTCCGTGCTGAAGTGCCAGAAGGTGAATACACTGTTGAACTTGGCAAAGCTAACGTAGTTCGTGAAGGTACTGATGTATCGATCATCACTTACGGTCTGATGGTACATACAGCTACCAAAGCAGCCGAGCAACTCGAAAAAGAAGGCGTTAACGTTGAAATTATCGACCTTCGTACAGTAAGTCCAATCGACATCGACACTATTGTAGCGTCTGTGAAGAAGACTAATCGTGCTATCGTAGTACAAGAAGCTCAAAAGAGCTCCGGTGTTGCTGCTGAGGTTATTGCACAAATCAATGAAAAAGCATTGCTGCACTTGGAAGCACCTGTGCTTCGTATCGCAGGTCCAGACACAATATATCCTTTCGCACAAATTGAAGATACATGGCTTCCAAACCCTGCGCGTATTATTGCAGGCGTGAAGAAAGTTTTGGATTTCTAA
- the pdhA gene encoding pyruvate dehydrogenase (acetyl-transferring) E1 component subunit alpha, translating into MSKVPYEVYTEDVEALTVLSPDGEIINKDKMPDLTDDQLKEIMYRMVFTRTWDDRAVNLGRQGRLGFYAPVSGQEATMIGSEYALEKEDFLCPGYRDIPQLVWHGLPLYQAFLYSRGHQHGGAIPDGVNVLMPQIIIGAQILHATGIAMGFKLKKQKSVAITYTGDGGSSEGDFYEGLNFAGRFKLPVIFFVQNNGYAITTPFAKQTASKSIAHKAVAAGIPGIKIDGMDIFAVISAVRDAAERARNGEGATLIEAVTYRFRPHSLSDDASKYRSKEEEGQWSEKDPINRLAKYLEKKGLWTEEDTLRVKDEAKATVNEQIKKAEQTEKMTIPGLIDSMFEVTPKHLEEQKADFE; encoded by the coding sequence ATGAGTAAAGTTCCTTATGAAGTGTATACAGAGGACGTCGAGGCTCTAACGGTACTTTCCCCGGATGGAGAAATTATCAACAAGGATAAAATGCCTGATTTAACTGACGATCAACTGAAAGAAATTATGTATCGTATGGTATTTACCCGTACTTGGGATGATCGTGCAGTAAATCTTGGTCGTCAAGGCCGTCTTGGTTTCTACGCACCGGTATCCGGTCAAGAAGCTACTATGATTGGTAGTGAGTACGCTTTGGAGAAAGAAGACTTCTTATGCCCAGGCTACCGTGATATTCCGCAGCTAGTATGGCACGGACTTCCATTGTACCAAGCATTCTTATATTCCCGTGGACACCAACATGGTGGAGCTATTCCTGATGGCGTTAATGTATTGATGCCACAAATTATCATCGGCGCGCAAATCCTGCACGCTACAGGAATTGCAATGGGCTTTAAATTGAAGAAACAAAAGAGTGTTGCAATTACTTACACTGGTGATGGCGGTTCTTCTGAAGGCGACTTCTATGAAGGCTTGAACTTTGCTGGTCGCTTTAAACTGCCTGTTATCTTCTTTGTTCAAAACAACGGTTATGCGATTACGACTCCATTCGCAAAACAAACAGCTTCCAAGTCGATCGCTCACAAAGCGGTTGCAGCTGGTATTCCAGGGATCAAGATTGACGGCATGGACATCTTTGCAGTAATCAGTGCTGTTCGTGACGCTGCTGAGCGTGCACGTAATGGCGAAGGTGCTACATTGATCGAAGCTGTAACTTATCGTTTCCGTCCACACTCCCTTTCTGATGATGCAAGTAAATATCGTTCGAAAGAAGAAGAAGGACAATGGAGTGAAAAGGATCCAATCAACCGTCTTGCCAAGTATTTGGAGAAGAAAGGTCTTTGGACTGAAGAAGATACGCTGCGCGTGAAAGACGAAGCGAAAGCTACTGTTAACGAGCAGATTAAAAAAGCTGAACAAACCGAAAAAATGACAATACCTGGCTTGATCGACAGCATGTTCGAAGTAACACCTAAACATCTGGAAGAGCAAAAAGCCGATTTTGAATAA
- a CDS encoding alpha/beta hydrolase-fold protein translates to MSDSVFLKRTIVKETLWSEHLQEERKLRIYLPPGYNEVLSYPVVYCQDGEEFFNFGRIATLAGRLIIEEDVEPFIIVGVEVDVAVRTQEYAPFGSRFKQYLSCFSEEIIPFIEQKYPVRRTPDERILAGDSLGGSVSLHLALAYPAIFTRIISLSGAFYPESRDMLAKEEDLSWLNINMVVGLQETDYKTDTGIYDFVQMNRETKTLLESRGATVSYREKDGRHLWGFWQKELPESLLYFLNA, encoded by the coding sequence ATGAGCGATTCTGTTTTTCTGAAACGCACAATTGTAAAAGAAACGCTTTGGAGTGAACATCTGCAGGAGGAACGTAAATTACGCATCTATCTCCCTCCCGGCTACAACGAAGTGTTGAGCTACCCGGTGGTGTACTGCCAAGACGGTGAAGAGTTCTTTAACTTTGGCCGCATCGCTACACTTGCAGGACGTCTTATTATAGAAGAAGACGTGGAGCCCTTCATCATTGTTGGTGTCGAAGTAGACGTCGCTGTTCGCACTCAAGAATATGCTCCTTTCGGCAGCAGATTCAAGCAGTACTTATCTTGCTTTTCCGAAGAGATTATTCCCTTCATTGAACAAAAATATCCTGTACGTCGTACGCCAGACGAACGAATCCTAGCCGGTGATTCTCTTGGGGGCAGCGTATCGCTCCATCTTGCACTTGCTTATCCTGCGATCTTCACACGTATCATCAGCCTTTCCGGTGCATTCTATCCTGAATCCCGCGACATGCTGGCTAAAGAAGAGGATCTCTCCTGGCTCAACATTAATATGGTCGTTGGTCTTCAGGAAACAGACTACAAAACGGATACTGGCATTTATGATTTTGTTCAGATGAATCGAGAAACAAAAACATTGCTTGAATCACGTGGAGCAACCGTATCCTACCGAGAGAAAGACGGACGTCATCTCTGGGGCTTCTGGCAGAAAGAACTACCAGAGTCTCTACTCTATTTCTTAAACGCATAA